One segment of Solanum stenotomum isolate F172 chromosome 1, ASM1918654v1, whole genome shotgun sequence DNA contains the following:
- the LOC125858186 gene encoding uncharacterized protein LOC125858186 → MRECPEIVQGNGNRGNKAQHSSVAPVDRAAPQGATSKPEASSSFVTPYIAMNFYVIPKRLSELFSVSTPADRGAQFIALFWKSCKKGLGSKVNLSIVFHSQTDGQAERTIQNLSIVFRSQTDGQAACVIYFKGNWDDNLPRIEFANNNSYHSSIQMAP, encoded by the exons ATGAGGGAGTGTCCTGAGATCGTGCAAGGTAATGGTAATAGGGGCAATAAGGCCCAacattcttcagttgctccagtAGACAGAGCTGCACCTCAAGGAGCTACTTCAA aacCGGAAGCGAGTtcatcctttgtaactccttatattgCTATGAATTTTTATGTTATTCCTAAGCGACTTAGTGAACtgttcagtgtttctacacctgctg ataggGGTGCACAATTTATTGCACTGTTCTGGAAATCTTGtaagaaaggtttgggttcaaaggtgaacttgagtattGTTTTTCATTCTCAGaccgatgggcaagcagagcgcactattcagaacTTGAGTATTGTTTTTCGTTCTCAGACCGATGGGCAAGCAGCTTGCGTGATttatttcaagggtaattgggatgataaCCTACCTCGTATTGAGTTTGCtaataataatagttaccactctagcatccaaatggctccttag